In the genome of Coraliomargarita algicola, one region contains:
- a CDS encoding tyrosine-type recombinase/integrase — MSSTYVGNWVTKTVKSADIGKTGSCHLFRHSCATRMLENGADIRLIQQLLGHARLDTTQIYTEVAIRALREVHARTHPSSNLQA; from the coding sequence ATGAGCTCAACTTACGTCGGCAACTGGGTAACGAAAACGGTCAAGTCCGCCGATATCGGCAAAACTGGCAGTTGTCACTTATTCCGCCACAGCTGCGCGACGCGCATGCTTGAGAACGGCGCGGACATCCGCTTGATACAGCAACTACTTGGACACGCACGGCTCGACACCACGCAGATTTATACGGAAGTGGCGATCAGAGCGCTTCGTGAAGTCCACGCAAGAACGCATCCATCATCGAATCTTCAAGCTTGA
- a CDS encoding type II toxin-antitoxin system death-on-curing family toxin: protein MDEPLFLRVEDVEKLHTMSLQRFGGSEGLRDRNAFESAVHHPKNIFCYDQGDLFDMAAAYCVHIAQAQAFLDGNKRTGAASAIVFLDANGYPITGDSMRIHEALIAVATGEMDRAGVAALLRELTA, encoded by the coding sequence ATGGACGAACCTCTCTTTTTGCGCGTCGAAGACGTTGAGAAGTTGCATACCATGTCACTGCAACGCTTCGGGGGCAGCGAAGGTTTGCGTGACCGTAACGCCTTTGAATCCGCCGTTCATCATCCGAAGAATATCTTCTGTTACGATCAGGGCGACTTGTTCGATATGGCTGCGGCTTATTGCGTGCATATCGCACAGGCTCAGGCCTTCCTTGATGGCAACAAACGCACGGGAGCCGCTTCCGCAATCGTGTTCCTCGACGCAAACGGCTATCCGATTACCGGCGACTCGATGCGTATCCACGAAGCACTGATTGCTGTCGCGACCGGCGAAATGGATCGTGCAGGAGTGGCAGCTTTGCTGCGTGAGCTCACCGCCTAA